In uncultured Cohaesibacter sp., the following proteins share a genomic window:
- the moaD gene encoding molybdopterin converting factor subunit 1, whose product MKLVYFAWIRERIGKEEERITLPDEVKTVHDLLVWQQRRGEEYEAAFDDLETVRVALDQFHAEADDEIGAAEEIAFFPPMTGG is encoded by the coding sequence ATGAAACTCGTCTATTTTGCCTGGATCCGCGAACGCATCGGAAAAGAAGAGGAACGGATCACCCTTCCCGATGAGGTCAAGACCGTCCACGACCTTCTCGTCTGGCAACAGCGGCGAGGCGAAGAATATGAAGCCGCCTTCGATGATCTGGAAACCGTACGCGTCGCACTCGACCAGTTCCACGCCGAAGCGGACGACGAAATTGGCGCGGCTGAGGAAATCGCCTTCTTCCCACCCATGACAGGTGGCTGA
- a CDS encoding molybdenum cofactor biosynthesis protein MoaE: MTVRLQTEDFDISAEIDALTNGNTAIGAVVTFTGLVRDMVGDARITDMTLEHYPSMAKAELDRIEQEAAIRWPDLMGSRIIHRHGKLTPGERIVLVITYSSHRQVAFESAEFIMDYLKTRAPFWKKESLVSGTSGWVKATDADDAALKRWQE, encoded by the coding sequence ATGACCGTTCGGCTGCAGACCGAAGATTTTGACATATCCGCAGAAATCGATGCCCTGACCAATGGCAACACCGCCATCGGCGCGGTTGTCACCTTCACGGGCCTCGTGAGAGACATGGTCGGCGACGCGCGCATCACCGACATGACCCTTGAGCACTATCCCTCCATGGCAAAAGCGGAACTCGACCGCATCGAACAGGAAGCAGCAATCCGCTGGCCGGATCTGATGGGAAGCCGCATCATTCATCGCCACGGCAAGCTGACGCCGGGCGAACGCATCGTCCTCGTGATCACCTATTCCTCCCACCGGCAGGTCGCCTTCGAGTCCGCAGAATTCATCATGGACTATCTGAAGACCCGCGCCCCTTTCTGGAAGAAGGAAAGCCTCGTTTCGGGCACGAGTGGCTGGGTCAAGGCGACCGATGCGGACGATGCCGCCCTCAAACGCTGGCAGGAATGA
- a CDS encoding branched-chain amino acid aminotransferase, translating to MAGPAFDQREGYIWYNGEYVDWKDAKLHVLSHGLHYGSTVFEGVRAYGGEIFKLKEHTDRLFRSAETLGMKVPYTKEELIEQQKDILKKEGLTDAYLRPVIWRGSELMGISAQANRINVAIAAWDWPSYFKPEDRLKGLRLTVAEWCRPDPRTIPCHAKAAGLYMICTLSKHKAENDGFNDAMMLDFEGNIAEATGANIFFTKDGALHTPVPDCFLDGITRQTVVDLARRRGIEVIERKIRPEEMADFDECFLTGTAVEVTPVASIDKYSFKPGAITTQLMDDYTNEAHPHALAAE from the coding sequence ATGGCGGGACCCGCATTTGATCAGCGTGAAGGCTATATCTGGTACAACGGCGAATATGTCGACTGGAAAGATGCCAAACTGCACGTGCTCTCGCACGGTCTGCACTATGGCTCCACCGTCTTTGAAGGCGTTCGTGCCTATGGTGGCGAAATCTTCAAGCTGAAGGAGCACACGGATCGTCTATTCCGGTCTGCAGAGACACTTGGGATGAAAGTTCCCTATACCAAGGAAGAACTGATCGAGCAGCAGAAGGACATCTTGAAGAAGGAAGGCCTCACGGATGCTTATCTGCGTCCGGTCATTTGGCGCGGCTCGGAACTGATGGGCATCTCTGCTCAGGCCAACCGGATCAACGTTGCCATCGCTGCATGGGACTGGCCATCCTACTTCAAGCCGGAAGATCGTCTCAAAGGCCTGCGCCTGACCGTCGCGGAATGGTGCCGCCCGGACCCGCGTACCATCCCGTGTCATGCCAAGGCAGCTGGTCTTTACATGATCTGCACCCTGTCCAAGCACAAGGCAGAAAATGATGGCTTCAATGATGCGATGATGCTCGACTTCGAGGGCAATATCGCCGAGGCAACCGGTGCGAACATCTTCTTCACCAAGGATGGTGCCCTGCACACGCCAGTTCCTGATTGCTTCCTTGATGGGATCACGCGCCAGACCGTTGTCGATCTTGCCCGCCGTCGCGGTATCGAAGTTATCGAACGCAAGATCCGTCCGGAAGAAATGGCAGATTTCGATGAATGCTTCCTGACCGGTACTGCGGTTGAAGTGACCCCGGTTGCCAGCATCGACAAATACAGCTTCAAGCCCGGTGCCATCACCACTCAGCTGATGGATGACTATACCAACGAAGCCCATCCGCATGCACTGGCTGCCGAATAA
- a CDS encoding MarR family transcriptional regulator encodes MEKPQTISTPMSEKDGISFELIELLFFAYRDFVADPDSMLADFGYGRAHHRVLHFVNRTPGIPVANLLETLKITKQSLSRVLKQLIEDGYITQQTGDTDRRQRLLYPSEKGRDLALKLSKVQARRIEEAFQLLPEESRQSSKAFLYAMIEPQDRPMVRQLNEGLQALSSIEQIERRRKS; translated from the coding sequence ATGGAAAAACCCCAAACAATCTCCACTCCGATGTCGGAGAAGGATGGCATTTCCTTTGAACTGATCGAACTGCTGTTCTTCGCCTATCGCGATTTTGTTGCCGATCCGGACTCGATGCTCGCCGATTTCGGCTATGGCCGGGCGCACCATCGCGTGCTGCATTTCGTCAATCGCACCCCCGGCATTCCGGTCGCCAATCTGCTCGAGACCCTCAAGATCACCAAGCAGAGCCTTTCAAGGGTCCTCAAGCAGTTGATCGAAGACGGCTATATCACGCAGCAGACGGGCGACACGGATCGTCGGCAGAGACTGCTCTATCCGTCAGAGAAGGGTCGAGACCTTGCCCTCAAATTGTCCAAGGTTCAGGCCCGGCGCATCGAGGAAGCCTTTCAGCTGTTGCCCGAAGAAAGCCGTCAATCGAGCAAGGCCTTTCTTTATGCCATGATTGAGCCACAAGACCGGCCCATGGTTCGCCAACTGAACGAAGGACTTCAGGCCCTCAGCTCCATTGAACAGATCGAGCGCCGTCGGAAATCGTAA
- a CDS encoding response regulator transcription factor — MPAAEKNLPDNAQHLLVIDDDSRIRNLLQRYLTNNGFRVTTAQNALEARKTMDGLSFDLLILDVMMPGESGMELAKDLRTRDQIPILMLTARAESESRIQGLEIGVDDYLAKPFEPRELLLRIRNIFKRQNAQSNSPIDEVTFGPFRFKLERQELMCGEDVIRLTDRERELLCLFASQPGATIARLALAGEDGTGERTVDVQINRLRRKIEPDPSNPIYLQTIRGIGYRLLTD, encoded by the coding sequence ATGCCAGCCGCAGAAAAGAACCTGCCAGACAATGCCCAGCATCTGCTTGTCATCGATGACGACAGCCGCATCCGCAATCTTTTGCAGCGCTACCTGACCAACAATGGCTTCCGCGTCACGACCGCCCAGAATGCCCTCGAGGCGCGCAAGACCATGGACGGCCTCAGTTTCGATCTGTTGATCCTCGACGTCATGATGCCGGGAGAAAGCGGCATGGAGCTGGCAAAGGACCTCAGAACCCGAGACCAGATCCCGATCCTCATGCTCACGGCCCGTGCAGAGAGTGAATCCCGCATTCAGGGTCTGGAGATCGGCGTCGACGATTATCTGGCAAAGCCTTTCGAACCGCGTGAACTCTTGCTGCGCATCCGCAATATCTTCAAGCGCCAGAACGCCCAGAGCAATTCACCCATCGACGAGGTCACCTTCGGCCCTTTCCGCTTCAAGCTCGAGCGACAGGAGCTCATGTGCGGTGAGGACGTCATCCGTCTGACCGACCGCGAGCGTGAGCTGCTCTGCCTGTTTGCCTCCCAACCCGGAGCGACCATCGCCCGCCTTGCGCTGGCCGGAGAGGATGGCACAGGCGAGAGAACCGTGGACGTGCAGATCAATCGCCTCAGACGCAAGATCGAACCGGACCCCTCCAACCCGATTTATCTTCAAACCATTCGCGGGATTGGGTATCGTCTTCTGACCGATTAG
- a CDS encoding ATP-binding protein yields MVDQSQREPSEEEAAALANRPEWQRRIVSLLAPLRILYYFYRRGARELARIMPKGLYARSLIIIVAPMVILQSVIAFVFMERHWQTVTHRLSTAVTQDIAAIIAVLESYPQDEDYNTIINLAQDKLNLSITILPDGPLPPPGPKPFFNLLDQTLSRQITDLIGRPFWIDTVGRSNIVEIRIKLADKVLRVFTRRSQTYASNSHIFLVWMAGTSLVLLVVAILFLRNQIRPIQRLADAAERFGKGQEAQNFRPAGAREVRRAAHAFLEMKRRIERQIEQRTTMLAGVSHDLRTILTRFKLQLALLGDEPEVVDMQRDVDEMQHMLEDYLDFARGTSSEVAEVIDIPTLLTELQYDAERAGHSLSIDHKGGSEVEVKPQTIKRCLNNLITNAIRHGTTVTLTSEQLGNWWSIDIEDDGPGIPEEEWEAVFRPFYRLDTARNQDSPSTGLGLSIARDIARAHGGEIRLGRSAMGGLKATLRLPT; encoded by the coding sequence ATGGTGGATCAGTCACAAAGGGAACCGAGCGAGGAAGAAGCGGCTGCTCTTGCAAACCGGCCCGAGTGGCAGAGGCGCATCGTCAGTCTTCTCGCCCCTTTGCGCATTCTCTATTATTTTTATCGCAGGGGCGCACGCGAGTTGGCCCGCATTATGCCCAAAGGCCTTTATGCCCGCTCCCTGATCATCATCGTCGCGCCCATGGTCATCCTGCAGTCAGTGATCGCCTTCGTCTTCATGGAGCGACACTGGCAGACGGTGACCCATCGCCTATCGACTGCCGTCACGCAGGACATCGCCGCCATCATTGCCGTGCTGGAAAGCTACCCTCAGGATGAGGATTACAACACGATCATCAATCTGGCGCAGGACAAGCTCAACCTGTCAATCACGATCTTGCCCGATGGCCCCCTGCCCCCTCCGGGGCCGAAACCCTTCTTCAACCTGCTAGACCAGACCCTGTCCCGACAGATCACGGACCTGATCGGCCGGCCCTTCTGGATCGACACGGTCGGGCGCTCCAACATTGTGGAGATCCGGATCAAACTGGCAGACAAGGTCTTGCGGGTCTTCACCCGCCGCTCCCAGACCTACGCCTCCAACTCACATATCTTCCTTGTCTGGATGGCGGGCACGTCACTTGTGCTGCTGGTCGTTGCCATTCTCTTCCTGCGCAATCAGATCCGGCCGATCCAGCGTTTGGCAGATGCAGCCGAGCGCTTCGGCAAGGGACAGGAAGCCCAGAACTTTCGCCCTGCTGGCGCGCGCGAAGTCCGCAGGGCGGCCCATGCCTTTCTCGAGATGAAGCGCCGCATCGAGCGCCAGATCGAACAGCGCACGACCATGCTGGCAGGGGTCAGCCACGACCTCAGAACCATCCTGACGCGCTTCAAGCTCCAGCTCGCACTGCTTGGCGACGAGCCGGAAGTCGTGGACATGCAACGCGATGTCGACGAGATGCAGCATATGCTTGAGGACTATCTCGATTTCGCCCGTGGAACTTCATCTGAAGTTGCCGAGGTCATCGACATTCCAACCCTGCTGACAGAACTGCAATATGATGCAGAGCGTGCCGGACACAGCCTGAGCATCGACCACAAGGGTGGCAGCGAAGTCGAGGTCAAACCGCAAACCATCAAGCGCTGCCTCAACAACCTGATCACCAATGCCATCCGCCATGGCACGACCGTCACCCTGACATCCGAACAACTCGGCAACTGGTGGTCTATCGATATCGAGGATGATGGACCGGGCATCCCGGAGGAAGAATGGGAAGCCGTCTTCCGGCCCTTCTATCGCCTCGACACCGCACGAAATCAGGACAGCCCGAGCACGGGCCTCGGCCTTTCGATTGCTCGCGACATCGCCCGCGCGCACGGTGGCGAGATCAGGCTGGGACGAAGCGCCATGGGCGGCCTCAAGGCAACCCTCAGACTGCCAACCTGA
- a CDS encoding tRNA-binding protein, with amino-acid sequence MAKAAAEIAFDDFMKVDIRAGTVLEAETFPEARKPAYKLKIDFGEDIGVKKSSAQITVRYSLDDLVGRQVMAVVNFPPRQIGPFMSEVLTLGYEDENGDIVLAAIDKPVPNGKRLC; translated from the coding sequence ATGGCTAAAGCAGCGGCAGAGATCGCGTTTGATGATTTTATGAAGGTGGATATTCGCGCGGGCACCGTGCTTGAAGCCGAGACTTTCCCCGAGGCGCGCAAACCGGCCTATAAGCTCAAGATCGATTTTGGCGAGGATATCGGCGTCAAGAAAAGCTCGGCGCAGATCACGGTGCGCTACAGCCTTGACGATCTGGTCGGGCGGCAGGTGATGGCGGTGGTCAACTTTCCCCCGCGCCAGATTGGTCCCTTCATGTCCGAGGTGCTGACCCTTGGTTATGAAGATGAGAACGGGGATATCGTTCTTGCCGCAATCGACAAGCCGGTGCCCAACGGCAAGCGTCTTTGCTGA
- the proC gene encoding pyrroline-5-carboxylate reductase, whose amino-acid sequence MELGNLSLALVGAGKMGGAMLAGWLEMGLDASKVTVIDPGQNDELKAFAANKGFTLAASPEGIASPQIVVVAVKPQMIDKVLPTLTSLVGSDTVVVSVAAGKRAVDFRRHLGEETLVVRAMPNTPAQVGRGMTAAFADEKISQEMRDVVATLLSSMGRFVWVQSEDLIDSVTAISGSGPAYVFHLVEAMAKAGEKLGLDAETAGILARQTIVGAGELLNQSELSASTLRENVTSPGGTTAAALAVLMAEEGGFPELVEKAAIAARDRSIELSA is encoded by the coding sequence ATGGAACTGGGCAATCTTTCACTGGCGCTGGTCGGAGCGGGCAAGATGGGGGGCGCGATGCTCGCCGGATGGCTGGAGATGGGGCTTGATGCCTCCAAGGTGACGGTTATTGATCCGGGTCAGAACGACGAGCTTAAGGCCTTTGCCGCCAACAAGGGCTTTACTCTTGCCGCATCGCCCGAAGGTATCGCCTCGCCGCAGATCGTGGTCGTGGCCGTCAAGCCGCAGATGATCGACAAGGTTCTACCGACACTAACGTCGCTGGTCGGTAGCGATACGGTGGTTGTCTCGGTGGCTGCTGGCAAGAGGGCCGTCGACTTCCGCAGGCATCTGGGCGAGGAGACGCTCGTCGTGCGCGCCATGCCCAACACACCGGCTCAGGTTGGTCGGGGCATGACGGCTGCTTTCGCTGATGAGAAGATCAGTCAGGAAATGCGCGATGTTGTGGCAACGCTTCTGTCCTCTATGGGCCGTTTCGTCTGGGTTCAGAGCGAGGATCTGATCGATTCTGTGACAGCTATTTCCGGATCAGGCCCTGCCTATGTCTTCCATCTCGTCGAAGCGATGGCCAAGGCTGGCGAGAAGCTGGGGCTTGATGCCGAGACGGCGGGCATTCTTGCGCGCCAGACCATCGTGGGGGCTGGCGAGCTGTTGAACCAGTCCGAGCTTTCGGCTTCGACGCTGCGCGAGAATGTGACCTCTCCGGGTGGTACGACGGCCGCAGCGCTGGCGGTTCTGATGGCCGAGGAGGGCGGATTTCCAGAGCTTGTCGAGAAGGCCGCCATTGCCGCTCGCGACCGCTCGATCGAGCTGTCTGCCTGA
- a CDS encoding accessory factor UbiK family protein has product MTQTNNRIFDEFAKLMTDAAGVAQGVRDEAENAIRAQLERFMGDMDLVTRDEFEAVKAMAIAARDENEALAARIAVLEEKLGISADKPQSDTDEPTSAI; this is encoded by the coding sequence ATGACACAGACCAACAATCGGATTTTCGACGAATTCGCAAAGTTGATGACGGATGCTGCAGGCGTTGCCCAAGGGGTTCGGGACGAAGCGGAAAATGCCATTCGCGCCCAGCTTGAGCGCTTCATGGGTGACATGGATCTTGTGACCCGCGACGAGTTCGAAGCGGTCAAGGCCATGGCGATTGCAGCCCGCGACGAAAATGAGGCGCTTGCCGCCCGCATCGCAGTGCTTGAGGAAAAGCTTGGCATCTCTGCCGACAAACCTCAGAGCGATACGGACGAGCCGACATCTGCCATCTAA
- the lgt gene encoding prolipoprotein diacylglyceryl transferase has translation MTFLAIPFPTIDPVLLSLGPIQIHWYAIAYIVGILLAWSYTRRIARLSPLWPGDQSPLSATDLDDFVIWATLGIILGGRLGYVLFYNFDAYLSDPLQIFAVWNGGMAFHGGFLGVTIAMILFARVRSINILSMFDLVALAAPFGLFFGRVANFINSELWGRTTDLPWGVIFPNAGPEPRHPSQLYEAALEGVAIFIILRILSHSTGALKRPGTVAGCFAILYGIFRSLVELVRLPDSQIGYLSFGTTMGMWLSAPMILAGLVLILFARLKVKV, from the coding sequence GTGACCTTTCTGGCCATTCCCTTCCCGACCATCGATCCCGTTCTGCTCTCGCTTGGTCCGATCCAGATCCACTGGTATGCCATCGCCTATATCGTCGGCATTCTGCTCGCCTGGTCCTACACCCGCCGCATCGCCAGACTATCCCCCCTCTGGCCCGGCGATCAAAGCCCGCTCAGCGCCACCGATCTTGATGATTTCGTCATCTGGGCAACCCTCGGCATCATTCTAGGCGGGCGGCTCGGCTATGTGCTCTTCTACAATTTCGACGCCTATCTCTCCGATCCCTTGCAGATCTTTGCGGTCTGGAATGGCGGCATGGCCTTCCACGGCGGTTTTCTCGGCGTCACCATCGCCATGATCCTGTTTGCCCGCGTCCGCTCGATCAACATCCTGTCGATGTTCGATCTCGTCGCTCTGGCCGCCCCCTTCGGGCTGTTCTTTGGCCGGGTTGCGAACTTCATCAATTCCGAGCTCTGGGGACGCACGACCGACCTGCCATGGGGCGTCATCTTCCCCAATGCGGGACCCGAGCCGCGCCACCCCAGCCAGCTCTATGAGGCAGCTCTTGAAGGGGTCGCGATCTTCATCATCCTGCGCATTCTCAGCCACTCGACAGGCGCACTGAAACGGCCCGGCACGGTCGCCGGCTGCTTTGCCATCCTCTATGGCATCTTCCGCTCCCTCGTCGAGCTTGTGCGCCTGCCCGACAGCCAGATCGGCTATCTCAGCTTCGGCACCACCATGGGCATGTGGCTGTCCGCCCCGATGATCCTCGCGGGTCTTGTGCTCATTCTCTTTGCCCGGCTCAAGGTCAAGGTATGA
- a CDS encoding class I SAM-dependent methyltransferase translates to MSTDTPLGVRLKRLIAAGGPISVADYMTLCLTDPEHGYYTSRQPIGRSGDFITAPEVSQMFGELIGIFMLAVWQQSGRPSPFHLVEFGPGRGTLMRDMLSAISTNPDAKVALRIHLIDISPNLKQQQKTVLSDCAMPTEWHTSLADLPDAPLFCVANEFFDCLPIHQGVSRGEMIYERVIGLDETGMLAFGLGAPRAMREDIRQHPAEDGAILEESPASMAIMADIARHLALHGGAGLFIDYGHTESGFGDTLQAIKAQNYADPLSLPGEQDLTAHVDFAALTTCARQEIEAATTIKAMTVPEPVTQSEFLLALGLLERAGQLGTGKSPEEQDAIRDAVERLAGPEQMGKLFKIMAILPIEVTIPPFSEG, encoded by the coding sequence ATGAGCACCGATACGCCCCTTGGCGTGCGGCTCAAACGACTCATCGCAGCGGGAGGGCCGATTTCCGTTGCCGACTACATGACCCTGTGCCTCACAGATCCCGAGCATGGCTATTACACCAGCCGCCAGCCGATCGGACGCTCCGGCGATTTCATCACCGCTCCCGAGGTCAGCCAGATGTTCGGTGAGCTCATCGGCATCTTCATGCTTGCGGTCTGGCAACAGTCCGGCCGCCCCTCTCCCTTTCATCTCGTCGAGTTTGGCCCGGGCCGTGGCACCCTGATGCGGGACATGCTCAGCGCCATCTCGACCAACCCGGACGCAAAAGTGGCCCTCCGGATCCATCTCATCGACATCAGTCCGAACCTCAAACAACAGCAGAAGACCGTCCTCTCTGATTGCGCCATGCCAACAGAATGGCACACCTCTCTCGCAGATCTGCCAGACGCGCCGCTGTTCTGTGTGGCCAACGAATTCTTCGATTGCCTGCCTATCCATCAGGGCGTGTCCAGGGGAGAGATGATCTACGAGCGGGTCATCGGGCTCGATGAAACTGGCATGCTTGCCTTCGGCCTTGGTGCCCCTCGAGCGATGCGAGAAGACATCCGCCAGCATCCGGCTGAAGACGGTGCAATCCTCGAGGAAAGCCCTGCGAGCATGGCCATCATGGCAGACATCGCACGCCATCTGGCGCTTCACGGTGGTGCTGGGCTCTTCATCGATTATGGCCATACCGAAAGCGGTTTTGGCGACACGCTACAAGCCATCAAGGCGCAGAACTATGCCGATCCTCTCTCTTTGCCCGGAGAACAGGACCTCACCGCTCATGTCGATTTCGCCGCGCTCACTACCTGTGCCAGACAGGAAATCGAAGCAGCAACGACTATCAAAGCCATGACTGTGCCCGAACCGGTCACCCAGTCCGAATTTCTGCTCGCGCTCGGCCTCCTTGAGCGGGCGGGACAATTGGGCACAGGTAAAAGCCCTGAGGAACAGGACGCCATTCGCGATGCCGTCGAACGACTCGCAGGGCCCGAGCAAATGGGAAAACTGTTCAAAATTATGGCGATATTGCCCATTGAAGTCACAATTCCGCCGTTCTCTGAAGGCTAG
- the pgeF gene encoding peptidoglycan editing factor PgeF: MHIEHIALSELPGIQHGFFTRNGGTSSATYHSLNCGYGSEDDAEQVRQNRARVAETMQVAEDKLVTAYQVHSPDALVIDAPFVPGKAPKVDALVTAEKGLAVAILTADCGPILFADPKAGVVAAAHAGWRGAFEGVIETTLARMTELGANRRDITAILGPTISRPSYEVDQGFKDRFTTRDATFERFFSDGTRDGHVQFDLPAFILSRLQESGLGTAINLDRCTYAEEDQFFSYRRSTHRSEPDYGRQISAIALI, encoded by the coding sequence ATGCACATAGAGCATATCGCCCTTTCCGAACTGCCCGGCATTCAGCATGGCTTTTTCACGCGCAACGGCGGCACCTCAAGCGCGACCTATCACAGTCTCAATTGCGGCTATGGCTCCGAGGACGATGCCGAACAGGTGCGCCAGAACCGTGCCCGCGTCGCCGAGACGATGCAGGTCGCCGAAGACAAGCTGGTCACCGCCTATCAGGTTCATTCCCCAGATGCCCTCGTCATCGATGCTCCCTTTGTTCCCGGAAAGGCTCCCAAGGTGGATGCCTTGGTAACGGCTGAAAAGGGTCTGGCCGTTGCCATCCTGACCGCCGACTGCGGCCCGATCCTGTTTGCCGATCCCAAGGCAGGCGTAGTTGCCGCCGCTCATGCCGGTTGGCGCGGAGCCTTTGAGGGGGTGATCGAAACCACCCTTGCCAGAATGACCGAACTTGGCGCGAACAGACGCGACATCACGGCCATTCTCGGCCCCACCATTTCCCGCCCCAGCTACGAGGTCGATCAGGGCTTCAAGGATCGTTTCACGACCCGAGACGCCACGTTCGAGCGCTTTTTCTCGGACGGAACGCGGGATGGGCATGTCCAGTTTGACTTGCCCGCTTTCATTCTCTCCCGGCTGCAGGAGAGCGGATTAGGGACTGCCATCAACCTAGACCGCTGCACCTACGCCGAGGAGGATCAGTTTTTCAGTTACCGGCGCTCGACCCACCGAAGCGAGCCCGATTATGGACGACAGATTTCAGCAATCGCTTTGATCTGA
- a CDS encoding Xaa-Pro peptidase family protein, translating into MALHFSPEEYEGRKASVLAKMADRKLDALLLFSQETMFWLTGYDTTGFNLFQCLILRKNGETDLLTRSADRLQAKLTSNIDNIHIWSDRVKKKASPAMQLRGLLDDLDLLGCKIGIEYDAHGLTAKDGKTLDESLRSFADTEDVSRVIPPLRAIKSGAEIAFARKAGELTDLAYQETLPLIAAGADESKILATLQGTILEHGGDYPANDFVISSGAEALMCHYKTGRRMLDAQDQLTLEWAGAFRHYHAPASRTIIIGRPQPRHRELFKIAMRALSAIESVMTPGHMIGDIFDTHARVVDEMGGNSLRMNACGYSVGATFAPSWMDWPLIYRGNENQVSPNMTLFAQINLLDNNEKVAMSLGQTYLTTDGAPEPLSNLPLDLAIR; encoded by the coding sequence ATGGCGCTACACTTTTCCCCGGAAGAATATGAAGGCCGAAAGGCTTCAGTCCTGGCAAAGATGGCCGACCGTAAACTGGACGCACTGCTGCTCTTCTCTCAGGAGACCATGTTCTGGTTGACCGGCTACGATACGACCGGCTTCAACCTCTTCCAATGTCTGATTTTGCGCAAGAATGGCGAGACTGACCTGCTGACCCGCTCGGCAGACAGACTGCAGGCGAAGCTGACGTCCAACATCGACAACATCCACATCTGGTCGGATCGGGTGAAGAAGAAAGCCTCTCCCGCCATGCAGTTGCGCGGATTGCTGGATGATCTTGATCTCCTGGGCTGCAAGATCGGCATCGAATATGACGCCCATGGCCTGACCGCCAAGGATGGCAAGACACTGGACGAATCCCTGCGCTCCTTTGCCGACACCGAGGATGTCTCTCGCGTCATTCCACCCTTGAGAGCCATCAAGTCCGGAGCCGAGATCGCCTTTGCCCGAAAGGCGGGCGAACTCACCGATCTTGCCTATCAGGAAACCCTGCCGCTCATCGCGGCAGGTGCCGATGAAAGCAAGATTCTGGCGACCCTTCAGGGCACCATCCTCGAGCATGGCGGCGACTATCCCGCCAATGATTTCGTCATCAGTTCCGGGGCCGAGGCCCTGATGTGCCATTACAAGACCGGCCGGCGAATGCTCGACGCGCAGGATCAGCTCACCCTCGAATGGGCCGGTGCATTCCGCCACTATCACGCCCCGGCATCCCGGACCATCATCATCGGTCGGCCCCAGCCACGCCATCGCGAGCTTTTCAAGATCGCCATGCGGGCGCTCTCTGCAATTGAGAGCGTCATGACACCGGGCCACATGATCGGGGACATTTTCGACACCCATGCCCGGGTGGTCGACGAGATGGGCGGCAACAGCCTGCGAATGAATGCCTGCGGCTACAGCGTCGGCGCAACCTTCGCGCCCAGCTGGATGGACTGGCCGCTGATCTATCGGGGCAACGAGAATCAGGTCAGCCCGAACATGACCCTGTTCGCCCAGATCAATCTGTTGGACAACAATGAAAAGGTCGCGATGAGCTTGGGACAGACCTATCTGACCACAGACGGGGCGCCCGAACCGCTGTCGAATTTGCCGCTCGATCTGGCGATTCGCTAG